The Pseudomonas sp. MPC6 nucleotide sequence GGGCGAAACTCAGCCACATCCCGTACACCTGCAGATTTTCCCGAGCGATCGGGAAGGTTTGCAGCGGGTAGAAACGCGCCAGCAACAGGGTGTACATCGTCAACGCGATACCGGACAGAATCACCGAATACCGCCACGGCAAGGTCACCGCGGCAATGGTCAGCGGCACCAGGTAATAAGAGACGAAGGGGTTGGTCGAACCGCCGGAGAAATACAGCAAGGCACTGTGGATAAACAGGTCGCATGCCAGTTGCACGGCGTACTCAAGCTCGGTGACCGGCCACGAGGTACGCAGGCGAATCGCCGTGAACGCACACAACAGCATCGAGCAGCCGAGGGTCGCGGCCAGTTGAAACCAGGGCAGCGGCAGCAGCTCGAGCCAGTAAGCCAGGCCCACGGAACCGGCCTGGGCGGCCAGCACCAAAGTGCGGATGAACGTCAGCCGCCAGAGATTCTGGCGAGTCGCGGAAGTGATTTGAACGGGGGCGAGCATGAGCTCTCCTGATGAGCGCTCCAGGCGGATCGCAGGGAGTATAACCAAGCACGGGGGCTGGCAGGCGAAAGTGCGGCAAACGGCCACATGGCAGACCGAACCCTGACGCGCCCCCCTGTAGGAGCTGGCTTGCCAGCGAAGGTCGTCAACGATAACGCGTGCAGTCAGGATAAACGCGGCGCCTATGCGTCCTTCGCTGGCAAGCCAGCGCCTACAGCCAGCGCCTACAGAGAGACCGCGGCCACCGGCCAATCATCTGTATAGAAGTTGTAACTGTGCGAACCGGATCATTAAAGTTAGAGTCTGATGGTTTCACGCAGGCTCGGACCTTAACCCCTGCGCATCGTCCAAGGAGTTTTCATGCACAGTTTCCGCCGCAGCGCCGCCCTTCTTGCCCTTAGCGTTGGCACCGTCGCCAGCCTCCCGGCCCTGGCCGCCGACGAGCTGCATTACAATCAGATCGCCCTGCGCGCCGAAGTCAGTCAGGAAGTGGCCCGCGACCTGATGATCGTGACGCTCTACACCGAAGAACAGAACAGCGACCCGGCCAAACTTGCCGCCGACGTCAGCACCACCATGAACAAGGCGCTGGCCCAGGCCAAGCAGGTCAAGGACATCACCCTGCGCCAGGGCAGCCGCAACAGCTACCCGATCTACGACACCAAGGGCCAGAAAATCACCGGCTGGCGTGAACGCGCCGAACTGCGCCTGGAAAGCTCGGACTTCGCTGCCCTGTCGAAACTGACCGGCGAACTGCTCACCGACCTGAAAATGGGCGGCATGGACTTCGCCATCGCCACGCCAACCCGCAAGGCCAGCGAAGACGCGCTGCTCAAAGACGCGGTCACCGCCTTCAAGGCCCGCGCCCAACTGGCCACCGACGCGCTGGGCGGCAAGGGCTACAAGATCGTCAACCTGAACCTGAACAGCAACGGTTACCCACAGCCGTACATGCGTGGGCCGATGATGATGAAAGCCGCCAGCATGGATGCCGCCCCTGTGACCCCGGAAGTCGAAGCGGGCACCAGCCAGGTCAGCATGACGGCGGACGGGTCGATTGAAGTGTTGATGCCTTGATTCGTTGACCCGTACCAAAAACGGCGATCACCCACGTGATCGCCGTTTTTTTTGCCAGGCCAAAACCCGCTGAGTGCCTACAATATGAAGGTATAAATAAGTAACACCGCACCCCAACAGGGTGCGCCGATCACTCCGCGTGCCCTTTGCCAGTGCGCAGATTGCACCGAAAAAACCCTGCGCAAACGTTCAAATGCGCAGGTATTTATACATTTGCGACATTAAGGTACGTTCGTGCCACTGTTTAAGGCTTGTTGCTGTTCGGGAACTTGCATTGGGTATGGCCCCTGCATAAGTATCCGCAGGCACGACTCACGAGGTCGTCCTCTAATTCCAAAAATGACAACAAATCATGAGGCCACCATGCTTAAACACGCGGTCATTCCGTTTTTAGTCGGCGCGAGCTTGTTAGCCAGCGCACCCTTCGCCCAAGCCGCGACTAACCTGGTGTTCTGCTCCGAAGGGAGCCCGGCCGGTTTTGATCCTGGTCAGTACACCACCGGAACCGACTTCGACGCCTCTGCAGAAACCATGTTCAACCGCCTGACTCAATTCGAGCGCGGCGGCACCGCCGTTATTCCTGGCCTGGCGACCAGCTGGGACATTTCCCCGGACGTGCTGACCTACACCTTCCACCTGCGTGAAGGCGTCAAGTTCCACACCACCCCGTATTTCAAACCGACTCGTGAGTTCAACGCCGACGACGTGCTGTTCACCTTTAATCGCATGATTAACAAGGATGACCCGTTCCGCAAAGCGTACCCGACCGAATTCCCGTATTTCACCGACATGGCCATGGACACCAACATCGCCAAGGTCGAGAAGGTTGACGATCGCACGGTCAAATTCGTGCTCAACAGCGTTGATGCAGCCTTCATCCAGAACCTGGCCATGAGCTTCGCCTCCATCCAGTCCGCCGAGTACGCTGCCCAGCTGCTCAAGGATGGCAAGCCCGGCGACATCAACCAGAAGCCGATCGGCACTGGCCCGTTCGTGTTCAAGAGCTACCAGAAAGACTCCAACATCCGCTACACCGGGAACAAGGACTACTGGAAGCCTGAAGACGTCAAGATCGACAACCTGATCTTCGCCATCACCACCGACCCGTCGGTACGTATCCAGAAGCTGAAGAAAAACGAGTGCCAGATCACCTTGTTCCCTCGTCCTGCCGACCTCAAGGCACTGCGCGAAGACAAGACCCTGAAGCTGCCGGAACAGGCCGGGTTCAACCTGGGTTACATCGCCTATAACGTCATGCCCGTGCTCAAGGGCCGCACCGACAACAACCCGTTGGCCGACCTGCGGGTCCGTCAGGCGCTGGACATGTCGGTGAACAAGCCACAGATCATCGATTCGGTGTACCAGGGCGCCGGCCAGCTGGCCGTCAATGCCATGCCGCCCACCCAATGGTCCTATGACACCACCATCAAGGATGCCAAGTACGACCCTGAGAAAGCCAAGGAGCTGCTCAAGGAAGCCGGCATCAAGGAAGGGACCCAGATCACGCTGTGGGCCATGCCGGTTCAGCGTCCGTATAACCCGAACGCCAAACTGATGGCTGAAATGCTGCAGTCGGACTGGAAGAAAATCGGTCTGAACGTCAACATCGTCAGCTACGAATGGGGCGAGTACATCAAGCGCTCCAAGGGTGGCGAGAACCAGGCGATGATCATCGGCTGGAGCGGCGACAACGGTGACCCGGACAACTGGCTCAACGTGCTGTTCGGCTGCGACTCGCTGAGCGGCAACAACTTCTCCAAATGGTGCGACAAGGACTTTGACAAGCTGGTCAAAGAAGCCAAGAAGACACCTGACCAGGCCAAGCGCACCGAACTGTACAAGCAGGCGCAACACCTCCTCAAAGACCAGGTTCCCATGACACCTATCGCTCACTCGACGGTGTTCCAACCCATGCGCGCCAACGTGCAGGATTTCAAGATCAGCCCATTCGGCTTGAACTCCTTCTACGGCGTCAGCGTCAGCAAATAAAGGGTGCGCAACGGCGATTATTGAAGTCGCCGTTGCGTTATCTACCGAGAAAGTAGGAATTGGCCTACATCATGATCCGCTGCGTACTACAGCAGCGGTTTCGGACGTGTTGCCTTTTCCCACAAGCCTTTCGGAACCTTCGTATTTACTGCCGGACCCAAGGTTCATACCGTCGGGATCTGACCAGTTAGTCCGTGGGCTCTCGGTTATTGCTGCACGTCATGGCTTGGGATCAGTGGGGCCTCCTCGTTCCCGGACGGGCAACGTCTCATTATCAAAAACACTAAAAAGAGCGAGCGTCATGCGCCATTCCTTGATTTTTTCCGCATTGCTGGGCACCGGCCTGCTGGCCGCCACTTCCATCAGCCAGGCCGCCAGCAACAGCCTGGTGTTCTGCTCCGAAGGCAGCCCGGCGGGTTTCGATACCGCGCAGTACACCACCGCGACCGATAACGACGCGGCCGAGCCGCTGTACAACCGACTGGTAGAATTCGAAAAAGGCGCCACCAACGTAGTCCCGGGGCTGGCAACCCGTTGGGATATTTCCGAGGACGGCCTCAAGTACACTTTTCACCTACGCGAAGGGGTGAAATTTCACACCACTGCGTACTTCAAACCAACCCGCGACTTCAATGCCGATGACGTGCTGTTCACGTTCAATCGCATGCTCGATCCGCAGCAACCCTTCCGTAAGGCTTACCCGACTGAATTCCCGTATTTCAACGGGATGAGCCTGAACAAGAACATCGCCAAGGTCGAAAAAACCGGGCCGCTGACCGTGGTCATGACGCTTAACAGCGTGGACGCCGCGTTCATCCAGAACATCGCCATGAGTTTCGCCGCCATTCTTTCGGCCGAATACGCCGATCAGTTGCTGGCGTCCGGCAGGCCGAGCGACATCAACCAGAAGCCGGTCGGCACTGGCCCGTTCGCGTTCAAGAGCTACCAGAAAGATTCCAATATCCGCTACACCGGCAACAAACAGTACTGGGACCCGAGCCGGGTCAAGCTCGACAACCTGATCTTCGCCATCAACACCGACGCCTCGGTGCGGGTGCAGAAGCTCAAGGCCAACGAGTGCCAGATCACCCTGCATCCGCGCCCTGCCGACGTGACTGCGCTGAAGAACGACCCGAAGCTCAAGCTGATCGAGAAGCCTGGTTTCAACCTGGGCTACATCGCCTATAACGTGCGTCACAAGCCGTTCGACCAGCTCGAAGTGCGCCAGGCACTGGACATGGCGGTGAACAAGCAAGGCATTCTCAACGCCGTCTACCAGGGTGCCGGTCAACTGGCGGTCAACGCCATGCCGCCGACCCAGTGGTCCTACGATGAGACCATCAAGGACGTCGCCTACAACCCGGAAAAAGCCAAGGAATTGCTCAAGGCCGCCGGCGTCAAGGAAGGCACCGAGATCACCCTCTGGGCGATGCCGGTCCAGCGTCCTTATAACCCCAACGCCAAATTGATGGCCGAGATGCTCCAGGCCGACTGGGCGAAGATCGGTCTCAAGGTCAAGATTGTCAGCTACGAATGGGGCGAGTACATCAAGCGCACCAAGAATGGCGAACACGACGTCAGCCTGATCGGCTGGACCGGTGACAACGGTGACCCGGACAACTGGCTCGGCACGCTTTACAGCTGCGACGCCATTGGCGGCAACAACTACTCCATGTGGTGCGATCCGGCTTACGACAAGCTGATCAAGCAGGCCAAGGTCGTCACCGACCGCGACCAGCGCACCGTGCTCTACAAACAGGCTCAGCAATTGCTCAAGCAGCAAGTGCCGATCACGCCTGTCGCCCACTCGACGGTCAACCAGCCGTTAAGCGCCAAGGTCGAAGGATTCAAGGTGAGTCCTTTCGGCCGCAACGTGTTCTCGGGTGTCAGCCTGGAAAAATAACCGATTAGCCACAACCGCCGGGGGCGCTTGCGCCCTCACGCAAGCGTATTGCCGCAATTCGTCGAATTGACCTGCAGCAAACGTTTGCGATGCCTTGAAAGTGCTTAAACCAATAGCCGGATCACCAAAAAAAGACCGGCATAAAAAAAAGAAACCAAGGAGCTTCACCCATGAAACTGAGCAGCACCGCGTTATTGGCCCTGGCCATCAGCAGCGTCACCGCCACGGCCTACGCAGAATCCCAAAGCCAGGCGTTTACCCCGGTTACCGTGAAAGAGAAAAGTGCCCAAAGCGAAGCCACCGGCTTCGTTGAAGGTCAGTCGATCAGCGGCACCACGCGTAACTGGTATGCGAACGAGCAACTGAAACGGGGCGGCCAGTTCGCTTACAAGAAAAACGGCGTGTCGACCGATACGGATCGTCGGATCAACTGGGTGCAAGGCACCATCATCAAGTACAACTCCGGTTTCACCGAAGGCACCGTGGGCATCAGCACCGAAGTGGCGGCCTACAACGCCATTGCCCTGGATCGTGATCGCAAGGACCTGGCCTCCAACAACGGCGGCGCACCGGGCACGCGTCCAGGCGCAGGCAACAACCGGACCCTGACCGAAGAAGGCGGCGACGCCGTCGACCAGTGGAGCAAGCTGGGCCTGGCCAACGTCAAGGCCCGTGTCTCCAACACCACCCTGACGGCCGGTCGCCAGAACTTCAGCAGCCCGATGGTCGATGTGATCGGTAACCGCCCACTGCCTTCAAGCTTCGAGGGTGTGAGCCTGCACAGCGAAGAGCTGGAGAACCTGTCCTTCGATGTCGGCACCTTCGATCGCAACTCTCCGCGTACGGAACAGAGCCAGCGCAAGTTCCGCACCGAATATGCCAACGGCATCGTTGAAAGCGATCACGTCCACACCGCGGGCATCACCTACACCCCATTTGCCAGCCTGACCACCAGCCTCTGGGCCACCCAGGCCGAAGACATCTGGAACCAGTACTACTTCGGCGCCAGCCATGTACTGGGCGACAGCTCGATCCTGAGCCTGACCACCGGCCTGAACTACTACAAGACCCAGGAAGAAGGCAAAGCGCTGATCGGCAATATCGACAACGACACCTACTCCCTGTCGCTCGGCCTGACCCACCTGGCCCACAGCCTGACCTTCTCGTACCAGGAAATTAACGGTAACGAGTACTTCGACTACCTGCACGAAACCAACGGCATCTACCTGGCCAACTCCCTGCTGTCGGACTTCAACGGCCCGAACGAGAAATCCTTCCAGGTGGCCTACGGCCTGAACATGGCCGAATACGGCGTGCCGGGCCTGAAGTTCAACCTCTACAGCGCACGCGGCTGGGGGATCGACGGTACTCACTACAAGGGTAACGAAGGCGTGGCGGGCAAAGGCTACGACGGTATCCAGGCCCAGGATGGCGAACATCACCAGGAATACGGGATCGGCGCTGCGTACGCGGTGCAGAGCGGCCCGCTCAAAGCCACTGCGATCCGCGCGACCTACACCACGCACCGCGCCAGCGAAAACCAGGCGGATGGCAGCATCAACGAGTTCCGTCTCGTGACCACCATTCCGTTCAACATTCTGTAAAACGCCCGCCAGACGACTGACTCATCATGGTCGGCCGTCTGGCTTGGGTCCTTTAACCGATTGCAGAGGGTTCTTGATGAACATGCTCGCCCTACGTGCGGCCATCGCTGCCGCGTTGCTGAGTGCCGCTGTCGGCGTCTCGGCCAAGCCCCTGGTGGTTTGCACTGAAAACAGCCCGGAAGGCTTTGACACGGCCCTGTACACGACTGCAGTCACCGCCGATGCCGCAGCCGAAACCATCTTCAACCGCCTGGCCGACTTCAAGCCCGGCACCACCGAAGTGATTCCGGCGCTGGCCGAATCCTGGGACATCAGCGAGGACGGCCTGACCTACACCTTCCACCTGCGCAAAGGCGTCAAGTTTCACACCACCGACTACTTCAAGCCGACCCGCGACATGAATGCCGACGACGTGCTCTGGAGTTTCCAGCGGCAACTGGACCCGAATCACCCGTGGCACAAACAATCGAGCGTGGGCTTCCCGTACTTTGAAAGCATGGGCTTCAAGGAGCTGCTCAAGAGCGTCGAGAAAGTCGACGACACCACCGTCAAGTTCACCCTGACCCGCCGCGAAGCGCCGTTCCTGGCCGACATCGCCATGGCGTTCGCCTCGATCTACTCCGCCGAATACGCCGACCAGTTGCTCAAGGCCAACAAGACCGGCGACCTGAACAACAAACCGGTCGGTACCGGCCCCTTTGTTTTCCAGCGCTACAACAAGGACGCCCAGGTTCGCTTCAAGGCCAACCCGGACTACTTCCGTGGCAAACCGCCGGCAGACGCGCTGATCCTGGCGATCGCCACCGACAACAACGTGCGCCTGCAGAAACTCAAGGCCAACGAGTGCCAGGTTGCGCTGTATCCGAAGCCGGATGACATCCCGAGCATCAAGAAAGACAGCCACCTGAAGGTTGATGAACTGAACGCGATGACCGTTTCGTACATCGCCATGAACACCACTCACAAGTACATGAGCGATGTGCGGGTGCGCAAAGCCATCGACATCGCCTTCGACAAGGAAGCGGCGGTCAACGCCCTGTTCGGCAAGGGCAATGCCACGGTGGCAGTCAACCCGTACCCTGACACCTTGCTGGGCTACAACCACACATTGAGCAACCCGCCCCGCGACCTGGACAAGGCGCGCGCCTTGCTCAAGGAAGCCGGCGTACCGCAAGGCACGGTGTTTACCCTGTTCACCCGCAACGGTGGCGGGGCTACCAACCCGAACCCGATGCTCGCCGCGCAGATGATGCAGGCTGACCTGGCGAAGATCGGCCTCACGCTCGATATTCGCGTCATGGAATGGGGCGAGATGCTCAAGCGCGCGAAAAATGGCGAACACGACATGGTGGCGGCCGGATGGGCGGGCGATAACGGCGACCCGGATAACTTCCTGACGCCTATGCTCAGTTGCGAGGCGGCTAAAAACGGCGAAAACTACGCGCGCTGGTGCAACGAGAAGTTCCAGGCGTTGCTCGATGAAGCCCGGGCCACAGTGAACCCGGACGAACGCGCGGCGCTCTATGAGCAAGCCCAGGCGATTTTCAACCAGGACCAGCCATGGATCAGCATGGCGCATACCCGTATGTTTACCGCAATGCGCAACAACGTAGAGGGTTATCACATTAGCCCGCTCACCACGAATAACTTCGCCACCACTCAGGTGAAGTAGATAAGAAAATTCCCGGTGTCCCTGACCCCAGGGACGCCGGGCACGCCTAACCGGCTGATGAGGTACACCACACGATGTTTAGTTTTATTGCCCGCCGACTGGGGTTGTTGATCCCTACGTTCTTCGGCATCACCTTGCTGACTTTCGCGTTGATTCGCATGATTCCGGGCGACCCCGTGGAAGTGATGATGGGTGAACGTCGGGTCGACCCCGAAATGCATGCTCAGGCAATGGAACGCCTTGGTCTGAACAAACCCCTGTATGCCCAATACCTGGATTACATCGGCAAACTGGCCCAGGGCGATCTCGGCGAATCCCTGCGCACCCGGGAAAGCGTCTGGACCGAGTTCAGCTCGCTGTTCCCCGCGACCCTGGAACTGTCCATGGCCGCCCTGCTGTTCGCCGGCATCCTGGGCCTGCTGGCCGGGGTGATCGCGGCACTCAAGCGAGGATCCCTGTTCGACCACGGGGTGATGGGCATCTCCCTGGCGGGGTATTCGATGCCGATCTTCTGGTGGGGCCTGATCCTGATCATGTTCTTCTCGGTGTCCCTGGGCTGGACCCCGGTGTCCGGGCGGATCGACCTGCTCTACGACATCGAGCCGCGGACCGGCTTCATGCTCATCGACACCTTGCTGGCCGATGACATGGGCGCATTCCTGGATGCGTTGCATCACCTGATCCTGCCGGCCATCGTGCTCGGCACCATCCCGCTGGCGGTGATCGCGCGGATGACCCGTTCCTCGATGCTCGAAGTGCTGCGTGAGGACTACATCCGTACCGCCCGCGCCAAAGGCCTGTCGCCGTCGCGCGTGGTGTTCGTCCACGGCCTGCGCAACGCGCTGATTCCGGTGCTGACCGTGGTCGGCCTGCAAGTCGGCACGTTGCTGGCGGGTGCGGTCCTGACCGAAACCATCTTCTCCTGGCCCGGCATCGGCAAGTGGCTGATCGAAGCCATTGGCGCACGGGATTATCCCGTGGTGCAGAACGGCATCCTGTTAATCGCCTGCCTGGTGATTCTGGTCAACTTCGTGGTGGACATCCTCTACGGCTTTGCCAACCCACGCATTCGTCATCAGCGCTGAGATCATCATGACCATGACCACTCCAGCTTCAACTTCAAATCAAGCGGTAACAGTCGATCAAAGCCTGCTGTACCCGTCGCCGTACAAAGAATTCTGGCACGCCTTCTCCCGCAACAAAGGCGCCGTTGCCGGCCTGATGTTCATGCTGCTGATCATTTTCTGCGCGATCTTCGCGCCGTGGGTTGCCCCGCATAACCCGAGCGAGCAATACCGCGATTTCCTGCTGACCCCGCCGTCCTGGCTGGAAGGTGGGAAGATCCAGTTCCTGCTCGGCACCGATGAACTGGGGCGCGACCTGCTGTCGCGGCTGATCCACGGTTCGCGCCTGTCCCTGCTGATCGGCTTGTCGTCGGTGGTGATGTCGCTGATCCCCGGGATCCTGATGGGGCTGTTCGCCGGGTTCTTCCCGCGCATTCTGGGTCCGACCATCATGCGGCTGATGGACATCATGCTGGCCCTGCCGTCCCTGCTGCTGGCCGTGGCGATTGTCGCCATCCTCGGCCCTGGCCTGATCAACACCATCATCGCGATCGCCGTGGTTTCGTTGCCGTCCTATGTTCGTCTGACCCGCGCCGCGGTGATGGGCGAATTGAATCGCGACTACGTGACCGCCGCGCGCCTGGCCGGTGCCGGTCTGCCGCGCCTGATGTTCGTCACCGTGCTGCCCAACTGCATGGCGCCGCTGATCGTTCAGGCCACCTTGAGCTTCTCCTCGGCGATTCTCGATGCCGCGGCACTGGGCTTCCTCGGCCTTGGCGTACAACCGCCAACCCCTGAGTGGGGCACCATGCTGGCTTCGGCTCGCGACTATATCGAACGCGCCTGGTGGGTCGTCAGCCTGCCTGGCTTGACCATTTTGCTCAGCGTGCTGGCAATCAACTTGATGGGCGACGGCTTGCGCGATGCGCTGGACCCGAAACTCAAGAACGCCGCCTGAGGAGATTCACATGTCACTGTTGGAAATCAAGAATCTCAACGTTCGCTTCGGCGACAAGAACGCCGTTCCGGTGGTCGACGGGCTCGATATCACCGTGGACAAGGGCGAAGTGCTGGCCATCGTTGGCGAGTCGGGGTCCGGCAAGTCCGTGACCATGATGGCGTTGATGGGCCTGATCGAACATCCGGGGATCGTCACCGCCGACGCCCTGAATTTCGACGGCAAGAACATGCTCAAGCTCAGCAACCGCCAGCGTCGGCAAATCGTCGGCAAAGACCTGGCCATGGTCTTCCAGGACCCGATGACCGCGCTGAACCCGAGCTACACCGTCGGTTTCCAGATCGAAGAAGTGCTGCGCCTGCATTTGAAAATGTCCGGCAAGCAAGCCCGCGCCCGCGCCATCGAGCTGCTGGAAAAAGTTGAAATCCCGGGCGCCGCCAGCCGCATGAACGCCTACCCGCATCAACTGTCCGGCGGCATGAGCCAGCGCGTTGCGATCGCCATGGCGATTGCCGGCGAACCGAAACTGCTGATCGCAGACGAACCGACCACTGCGCTGGACGTGACCATTCAGGCGCAGATCATGGACCTGCTGCTGGCCCTGCAGAAAGAACAGAACATGGGCCTGGTGCTGATCACCCACGACCTCGCGGTCGTGGCCGAAACCGCCCAGCGTGTGTGCGTGATGTACGCGGGGCAAGCGGTCGAAGTCGGTCAGGTGCCACAGTTGTTCGACATCCCGGCCCACCCGTACAGCGAAGCGCTGCTCAAAGCGATTCCGGAACACAGCCTCGGGGCCGCGCGCCTGTCGACCCTGCCGGGCATCGTTCCCGGTCGTTACGACCGTCCGCAAGGCTGCCTGCTGTCGCCGCGCTGCCCGTACGTGCAGGACAACTGCCGCACGCAACGTCCGGGCCTTGACCCGAAAAGCAACAGCCTCGCCCGCTGCTTCTACCCGCTGAATCAGGAGGTGGCGTAATGGCCGTCGTACTTACCGCCCGCAACCTGACCCGTCACTACGAAGTGTCCCGGGGCCTGTTCAAGGGCCACGCCACCGTGCGTGCCCTGAACGGTGTGTCGTTCGAACTGGAAGCCGGCAAGACCCTCGCCGTCGTCGGCGAATCGGGTTGCGGCAAATCCACCCTGGCCCGTGCCCTGACCCTGATCGAGGAGCCGTCCTCCGGCTCCTTGAAAATCGCCGGGCAGGAAGTCGCCGGCGCCGACAAGGCCCAACGCAAGCAATTGCGCAAAGACGTGCAGATGGTGTTCCAGAGCCCGTACGCCTCGTTGAACCCGCGGCAGAAAGTCGGTGATCAGCTGGCCGAACCGCTGCTGATCAATACCAATCTTTCAGCGGCTGAGCGCCGTGAAAAAGTCCAGGCGATGATGAAGCAGGTGGGCTTGCGTCCCGAGCACTACCAGCGTTATCCGCACATGTTCTCTGGTGGTCAGCGCCAGCGGATCGCCCTGGCCCGGGCGATGATGCTGCAACCGAAAGTGCTGGTGGCGGACGAACCGACTTCGGCGCTGGACGTATCGATCCAGGCCCAGGTGCTGAACCTGTTCATGGACCTGCAGCAGGAGTTCAACACCGCTTACGTGTTCATCTCCCACAACCTGGCAGTGGTGCGACACGTGGCCGATCACGTGATGGTGATGTACCTCGGCCGTCCGGTGGAAATGGGCCCCAAGGAAGACATCTACACCCGTCCCCTGCACCCTTACACCCAGGCGCTGTTGTCGGCGACGCCGACCATCCACCCGGACCCGGACAAGCCGAAGATCAAGATCGTCGGCGAACTGCCCAACCCGCTGAACCCGCCGTCCGGCTGCGCCTTCCACAAGCGCTGCCCGTACGCGACCGAGCGCTGCAGCACTGAAGAGCCGGCCCTGCGCCTGCTGGACAGCCGGCAGGTAGCGTGCCACTACGCCGAGCAATTCCTCGACGGCGCGGCATAAGCAAATCTGGAATCGACACAAAAAAACTGTGGGAGCGAGCTTGCTTGCGAAGGTGGAGGATCAGTCAATGAAAGTATCGACTGAACATACCGCTTTCGCGAGCAAGCTCACTCCTACAGGGACTGCGTTTCACCTAGGGTCAAGGGTTAACCAAACCTCTTCCACCGCGATTGCACATCAGTCGAGGTAGAAGAGGTTTTCTTTTGCCTGCGTTTCACGTCTGGCTGTCGTCCTCGCCCTCGTCACCGTCCATCGAATCGTCATCGCCCGCGCTACCAGCCTGGCCCTGGTCACCGGGCTCAGATTCGGATTTGGCGATCATCGTCTCGCCCTGCGTGCCCTGCCAATTCCAGGCCTGCTTTTCATG carries:
- a CDS encoding ABC transporter permease subunit, coding for MFSFIARRLGLLIPTFFGITLLTFALIRMIPGDPVEVMMGERRVDPEMHAQAMERLGLNKPLYAQYLDYIGKLAQGDLGESLRTRESVWTEFSSLFPATLELSMAALLFAGILGLLAGVIAALKRGSLFDHGVMGISLAGYSMPIFWWGLILIMFFSVSLGWTPVSGRIDLLYDIEPRTGFMLIDTLLADDMGAFLDALHHLILPAIVLGTIPLAVIARMTRSSMLEVLREDYIRTARAKGLSPSRVVFVHGLRNALIPVLTVVGLQVGTLLAGAVLTETIFSWPGIGKWLIEAIGARDYPVVQNGILLIACLVILVNFVVDILYGFANPRIRHQR
- a CDS encoding ABC transporter permease subunit; protein product: MTTPASTSNQAVTVDQSLLYPSPYKEFWHAFSRNKGAVAGLMFMLLIIFCAIFAPWVAPHNPSEQYRDFLLTPPSWLEGGKIQFLLGTDELGRDLLSRLIHGSRLSLLIGLSSVVMSLIPGILMGLFAGFFPRILGPTIMRLMDIMLALPSLLLAVAIVAILGPGLINTIIAIAVVSLPSYVRLTRAAVMGELNRDYVTAARLAGAGLPRLMFVTVLPNCMAPLIVQATLSFSSAILDAAALGFLGLGVQPPTPEWGTMLASARDYIERAWWVVSLPGLTILLSVLAINLMGDGLRDALDPKLKNAA
- a CDS encoding ABC transporter ATP-binding protein — its product is MSLLEIKNLNVRFGDKNAVPVVDGLDITVDKGEVLAIVGESGSGKSVTMMALMGLIEHPGIVTADALNFDGKNMLKLSNRQRRQIVGKDLAMVFQDPMTALNPSYTVGFQIEEVLRLHLKMSGKQARARAIELLEKVEIPGAASRMNAYPHQLSGGMSQRVAIAMAIAGEPKLLIADEPTTALDVTIQAQIMDLLLALQKEQNMGLVLITHDLAVVAETAQRVCVMYAGQAVEVGQVPQLFDIPAHPYSEALLKAIPEHSLGAARLSTLPGIVPGRYDRPQGCLLSPRCPYVQDNCRTQRPGLDPKSNSLARCFYPLNQEVA
- a CDS encoding peptide ABC transporter ATP-binding protein: MAVVLTARNLTRHYEVSRGLFKGHATVRALNGVSFELEAGKTLAVVGESGCGKSTLARALTLIEEPSSGSLKIAGQEVAGADKAQRKQLRKDVQMVFQSPYASLNPRQKVGDQLAEPLLINTNLSAAERREKVQAMMKQVGLRPEHYQRYPHMFSGGQRQRIALARAMMLQPKVLVADEPTSALDVSIQAQVLNLFMDLQQEFNTAYVFISHNLAVVRHVADHVMVMYLGRPVEMGPKEDIYTRPLHPYTQALLSATPTIHPDPDKPKIKIVGELPNPLNPPSGCAFHKRCPYATERCSTEEPALRLLDSRQVACHYAEQFLDGAA